A window of the Cynocephalus volans isolate mCynVol1 chromosome 10, mCynVol1.pri, whole genome shotgun sequence genome harbors these coding sequences:
- the LOC134387554 gene encoding methyl-CpG-binding domain protein 3-like 2B → MGSRCIFQQATGCPHLWNGASRTSSTTMDKPASTSFPSQPVLGKLKRNMMTPALQRKRQLVLVTKAKRSSGVSCALPIELRSCFFQRPVTRITPLLGNEVTRHQWQQKLEKPQQLCAYRRLQGLQPRSSEGDLLNPLNFANALQVTAPGIPGESLGQAGAGDLQSRSWPTLAQSSDWAERIPGAGLHLSPSFYSQVITYADIRRQMRKVKTARERLAKALRADRLARETERMRSQEGSPEKQMKNRKMHPEEAEWWGPWEVTHHVP, encoded by the exons ATGGGAAGTCGCTGCATTTTCCAGCAAGCCACAGGCTGTCCGCATCTCTGGAATGGGGCCAGCAGGACAAGCTCTACAACCATGGACAAACCTGCCTCGACCTCTTTTCCAAGCCAGCCTGTTCTG GGAAAGCTCAAAAGAAATATGATGACCCCAGCTTTACAGAGGAAACGACAACTAGTCTTGGTAACCAAGGCCAAGCGGAGCTCTGGTGTTAGTTGTGCACTCCCTATAGAACTGCGCAGCTGCTTCTTTCAGAGGCCGGTGACTAGAATAACTCCCCTTCTTGGCAATGAGGTTACACGCCATCAATGGCAGCAGAAGCTGGAGAAGCCCCAGCAGCTCTGTGCCTACAGAAGGCTGCAGGGACTCCAGCCCCGCAGCAGCGAAGGAGACCTTTTAAATCCTTTGAATTTTGCAAATGCCTTACAAGTCACTGCACCAGGAATTCCAGGGGAATCCCTGGGCCAAGCTGGTGCTGGGGATCTGCAATCTCGCTCCTGGCCCACCCTTGCCCAGTCTTCAGATTGGGCAGAGAGGATCCCAGGAGCAGGTCTTCATCTCTCACCGTCCTTCTACAGCCAAGTGATAACTTATGCAGACATCCGGAGGCAGATGCGGAAAGTAAAGACAGCAAGGGAAAGACTGGCCAAGGCCTTGAGGGCAGACAGGCTggccagggagacagagagaatgaGGAGCCAGGAAGGGAGTCCTGAAAAGCAgatgaaaaacaggaaaatgcatCCTGAAGAAGCTGAGTGGTGGGGCCCTTGGGAAGTGACTCACCATGTACCATAG